A stretch of the Chitiniphilus purpureus genome encodes the following:
- the metW gene encoding methionine biosynthesis protein MetW: MNAPALRPDLRHIADWIAPDSSVLDLGCGDGSLLAWLAANKHCQGYGVEIDVASVTACVAKGVSVIQSDLEAGLSGFEDNAFDFVVLSLTIQAMHNVEGILKEILRVGRTGIVTFPNFGYWENRWQLLIGRMPVSETIPYEWYNTPNIHLCTVYDFERLLKRLGMWSTGRVVLHQGEKVDVLPNLLGSLALVRFERA, from the coding sequence ATGAACGCCCCCGCCCTGCGCCCCGATCTGCGCCATATCGCCGACTGGATCGCGCCCGACAGCAGCGTGCTCGATCTGGGTTGCGGCGATGGTTCGCTGCTTGCTTGGCTGGCCGCCAACAAGCACTGCCAGGGCTACGGCGTCGAGATCGACGTGGCGAGCGTCACCGCCTGCGTGGCCAAGGGGGTGAGCGTGATCCAGAGCGATCTGGAGGCCGGCCTGTCGGGATTCGAGGACAACGCGTTCGATTTCGTGGTGCTCTCGCTCACCATCCAGGCGATGCACAACGTCGAGGGCATCCTCAAGGAGATACTGCGCGTAGGCCGCACCGGCATCGTCACCTTTCCCAACTTCGGCTACTGGGAAAACCGTTGGCAGCTCCTGATCGGCCGTATGCCGGTCTCCGAGACCATTCCGTACGAGTGGTACAACACGCCCAATATCCACCTGTGCACGGTGTACGACTTCGAACGGCTGCTCAAACGGCTGGGCATGTGGTCGACCGGGCGGGTGGTGCTGCACCAGGGCGAGAAGGTGGACGTCCTGCCCAATCTGCTGGGCAGCCTTGCGCTGGTGCGCTTCGAGCGCGCCTAG
- a CDS encoding peptidase U32 family protein produces MSLPAHHLELLAPARTVEIGREAILHGADAVYIGGPTFGARHNACNEVDEIAGLVRFAHRYHSRIFVTLNTILHDSELEPARRLIHQLYDAGVDALIVQDMGLLELDLPPIQLHASTQCDIRTPEKARFLADSGFSQVVLARELALPQIRAVRQALTDDTTIEFFIHGALCVAYSGQCYISHADTGRSANRGDCSQACRLPYTLTDNQGRVVAYDKHLLSMKDNDQSANLEALIDAGVRSFKIEGRYKDMGYVKNITAHYRLLLDGILERRPELARAASGSTEIFFTPDVDKNFHRGHTDYFVNGREGGDVGAFDSPKYIGVALGHVTRIGPKWFELEANGPLANGDGLNYMKKREVVGLQANTVEAVGAGKEGGIVWRVFPNEPMGSLDGLKVGLSIHRNRDHAWERALTQKSSDRRIAVWFRLSETPGGLALTVTDEDGASATATVDTALEPAKDAARSEAGLREGLARLGNTLFVAHGVALDLTQPWFVPNSTINALRREVIDRLDAARIAAWTRPPRKAPVEPPVAYPEKALTYLANVYNQKARDFYSRHGVELIAAAYEAHQEPGEVSVMITKHCLRFSYNLCPKQAKGVIGVKGQVRAEPMTLKSGNETYTLKFDCKPCEMHVIGRMKPHILKSAPPSTVVAQPITFHRSGPLPK; encoded by the coding sequence GCGGTTCGCGCACCGCTACCACAGCCGCATCTTCGTTACGCTCAACACCATCCTGCACGACAGCGAGCTGGAGCCGGCGCGCCGGCTGATCCATCAGCTGTACGACGCCGGGGTCGACGCACTGATCGTGCAGGACATGGGCCTCTTGGAGCTGGACCTGCCGCCGATCCAGCTGCATGCCAGCACACAATGCGACATCCGCACGCCGGAGAAGGCACGCTTCCTGGCCGATTCGGGCTTCTCGCAGGTGGTGCTGGCACGGGAGCTGGCGCTGCCGCAGATCCGGGCGGTGCGGCAGGCGCTGACCGACGACACCACCATCGAATTCTTCATCCACGGCGCGCTGTGCGTAGCGTATTCGGGCCAGTGCTACATCAGCCATGCCGACACCGGCCGCAGCGCCAACCGCGGTGACTGCTCGCAGGCCTGTCGGCTGCCCTACACCCTGACCGACAACCAGGGTCGTGTGGTCGCCTACGACAAGCATCTGCTGTCGATGAAGGACAACGACCAGAGCGCCAACCTGGAAGCACTGATCGACGCCGGCGTGCGCAGCTTCAAGATCGAGGGCCGCTACAAGGACATGGGCTATGTGAAGAACATCACCGCCCATTACCGGCTGCTGCTCGATGGCATCCTGGAACGCCGCCCCGAGCTCGCCCGCGCGGCCAGCGGCAGCACCGAGATCTTCTTCACCCCCGACGTGGACAAGAACTTCCACCGCGGCCACACCGATTATTTCGTCAACGGCCGCGAGGGCGGCGATGTGGGTGCCTTCGATTCACCCAAGTACATCGGCGTGGCGCTGGGCCACGTGACCCGGATCGGACCGAAGTGGTTCGAGCTCGAAGCGAACGGGCCGCTCGCCAACGGCGATGGGCTCAACTATATGAAAAAGCGCGAGGTGGTCGGCCTGCAGGCGAATACCGTCGAAGCGGTGGGCGCCGGCAAGGAAGGCGGCATCGTGTGGCGGGTGTTCCCGAACGAGCCCATGGGCAGCCTTGACGGACTCAAGGTCGGCCTCTCCATCCACCGCAACCGTGACCATGCCTGGGAAAGGGCGCTGACGCAGAAGTCGTCGGATCGTCGCATCGCGGTCTGGTTCAGGCTGTCGGAAACCCCAGGCGGCCTTGCGCTGACCGTGACCGACGAGGACGGCGCGAGCGCGACGGCGACGGTCGATACCGCGCTGGAACCGGCCAAGGATGCTGCGCGCAGCGAGGCCGGGCTGCGGGAGGGCCTTGCCAGGCTTGGCAACACCCTGTTTGTCGCGCACGGCGTGGCGTTGGATCTGACGCAGCCGTGGTTCGTGCCGAACTCGACGATCAACGCATTGCGCCGCGAGGTGATCGACCGGTTGGACGCCGCCCGTATCGCAGCGTGGACACGCCCCCCACGCAAGGCGCCGGTCGAGCCGCCGGTCGCCTATCCCGAGAAGGCGCTGACCTACCTTGCCAACGTCTACAACCAGAAGGCACGCGACTTCTATAGCCGTCATGGCGTCGAGCTGATCGCGGCCGCGTACGAGGCGCACCAGGAGCCCGGCGAGGTGAGCGTGATGATCACCAAGCACTGCCTGCGCTTTTCGTACAACCTGTGTCCCAAGCAGGCCAAGGGCGTGATCGGCGTGAAAGGCCAGGTGCGCGCCGAGCCGATGACCCTCAAGTCGGGCAACGAGACCTACACGCTCAAGTTCGACTGCAAGCCGTGCGAAATGCACGTGATCGGCAGGATGAAGCCGCACATCCTCAAGTCGGCGCCGCCCAGCACCGTCGTGGCACAGCCGATCACCTTCCACCGCAGCGGGCCGCTGCCGAAGTAA